Below is a genomic region from Rosa chinensis cultivar Old Blush chromosome 5, RchiOBHm-V2, whole genome shotgun sequence.
cccagttcgcagtgtagctgttcggctttaggagttgaggcttagcaccaccgctgtcatctatccctcgtaggttacttgctaacctactttgtTTATCATTGTTCTTTTGGTGTTAGACTGCTCTGATGACCTTgagatttttgtattaatattgtaacctttgacttggttgtaatttgagttaattggataatttgttactctaaattgtggaaatcgtgcggttttgggagcagggtggctccaggagttttgggagggttgttttgaagtgaaattgaaatgctacaggttttgggtacccatttttaagggaggttatgccgaaatttttggtaaaccttctttaaaggtgggtcccgctgGGCCACTTCGGGTtacagggtggaatccggggcggaccctgtcaaAATTAGGAAGCAAATTAATGGTACTGGACAATATTCAGTGTTGAAATTAGGGAGCAAATTAAAGTCTTCTCATTTTGTTTGTTAGAAAAAGTCTAAACTCATGCAAATTTGATATCTTTTAATGTTAGACTAAATATTGGTACCTTAGTCTAGCTAGTAACAAAACAGGTGAAACATGAAGTAAAAGAACATGCCCTCTATCTGTGTATAAATGATCCCTAGGTGAAAAACAACTCAAATCATACATAATGCAGAATGGCTACATCAAGTTTTGTCCAATTGAAATAAAATCATGACAGAAAaggtggaagaaaaaaaaatttatcagcTCTAATGGAAGAGAACTATTAACCCGATGAAGAACCAGTGTATCCACAACTCAATACAGCTAACTGTTTAATAAGAGGATTTGAAAAATCTTCTAAATGTTTTGAAAACAATACCTCCTCGATAAAAAGAGCTAGTGTCCCTCACTGATTACTATATATTCCTACATAGCACAGAAACAACAAAATGGAATATGTAATAGTCCAGACCGTAATTGCTAATCTCCTATGCTCTCCTGATCTTACTATCCCCATTTATAAGGCAAAAAAAGTTTAGTCACCACAAATAACCTatgatttctttaattttgttcAAGTGTCTCAATATCAGTAGAAATGCTACTCTTTCGTCATTCAAATACGTTCCCATTACcaaaccacataaatccatacTCCAACAATAAGCAAATTTAAGATGAAGTCTGACATATATAATTGATTGAGTTTTGATTACGGaaataaaattttagaaatCTGTGATAATTGATTGAGAATCTCCTATGCTCCCCCTGATCTTACTATCCCCATTTATAAGGCAAAAAAAGTTTAGTCACCACAAATAACCTGcgatttctttaattttgtttgtCTCAATATCAGTAGAAATGCTACTCTTTCGTCATTCAAATAGTTCCCCATTACCAAACCACAGAAATCCATACTACAACAATAAGCCACTTTACAGATGAAGTTTGGCATATACAATTGATTGAGTTTTGATTGCACTTTGTCTGTGTAGGATAAGCGAATCAACTGCAATATGAAGCCATTGATTAACTTATACTATGCAGATAAAGTTACAGCCAAAAACTGAGTTATAGCCAAAAACTGATACATCCAAGAGTATCTCATTTTCTCCACTGATTTCAGCTGGGAAAGCATAGCAACAAAGCATGTTCAATCGAAGCTAAAAACAGTGACTAAACAAAAGCTGCTAATTATACTTGCATCAACATAGAAGGCTagtcaatgaaaacaaacagCAAACAGCAACATGCAAACATATAtggcttttcaattttcttcaagTAACTTCAAACTCATACGCAAATTCAACCAATTTCAGAAACCAAAATAGATGAAAGCTAATCGAAGATAGAATTTGACCTGCAGCTGTCCTGCTCTCCTCAATAAAACTCCAAAACTCACCCTCCTTCTCCTTGTTGATGACAAACACAATATGATAATCGCAAACCCCTGCATCATCGAAAACATCATACAGCATTCACAAAAAATATCTATCATGAAAAAAGAAATCCTACAGCCACACAAATCCAGCCCTGTCCATTTCCTATAAATCAACaaaacagagaagaaaaaaaagtttatgaTTCAAACCTCTTTCATCCTAACTTAACTGTTATTAAACTGAACCTTCACTCTAATCACTGAATAACCTCCAACTTCCAAAGAGAATTTATCCTTATAGTATTGATCTGCAAAAACCAAAAGCATCATTAAGGCTGAGTAGTTGCAAGCTTCACTTCATCCAAATACAAAGACTGCAAAATTGATATCTAAATTAGATAGACATTGATCTCTAAATCAGTAATAACACATGAATATGTTAGGCTTCCTAATATTGAATAATCACCAAACTTATGTATTGCAGGTTCTTCTCTAAGTCAATTCTTCTACATAAATCAGTTGCCAAAAAAAGAGTTTTTAGCACAGAAGTAATTAGTCCATGATTACTATTTGCTATCAGTTAATAATCACTGTCATAATAATATTCAAAGAGTGGAAATGCTATACAAATTGATTCCAAAGTCAAAAACTATACATGAGTATGTAACTTTATGCAAGAAATTACAAATCTTGACAAcaatatcaatgaaaaagtGCAGCTGCCTTGAAGAATTGATACGTACAATACCAATTCACACATCTGCTTTCAAGTAACGAAATATGCGTAACCATATTGGACTAATAAAATTCATCTAACAAATCACTACACAAATCCGTGATCCTCATACTTCATGGTCACTAACCATATTTGTTATTCTTGATATAAGTCATAAAAAATAATGGTATTTACTGCATCTTAAGGTTTTCTCTCTTGAGTTCAACCATTTTTCGTCAAGAATAACAGTAGACAGCCATGGTATTTGTACACAAATTACATACTGCCAACCGTCTTTTACAACTAATCTATATACTCTAGTCCATAATCTCTTTCAGATTGgtaagaaattaagaaaaagaaaagaaaatccatATTTTTTAGGAGAAATTTCTATACACAGAGACTACCGAACTCTATATACCAACATTATTAAACGAACGCAGTTGCCAAACAATTCTTGACATAAATAGTGTGCAAATTGAGCTAAACATCAGTGCAAATTGCTCTAAAGTTCCGGAAAATGAAGGCAACCAAAAAATGAGTCTGGTTACTGTTTTATTCAAATAGATTTCTGAACTTTAGAAAGAGGTAACTAACATTACTCTAAAGTTCCGAAAAATAAAGGCAACCAAAACAATAACTGCCCATCAtctttgaaaacaaaaatacaaacatGCAGGTATGCTTTCATACAGAGTTGAGAATTATCCTATAAGAAACTAAAATGCCCTTTTATCTTCAATGTAAGAACAATTCATGGTATCAGTACTGCTCATGATTTATAGTAAAAATAAAGGATGCAAAACAGAAACACTAAGACACCCAGAATCACAGTAAAACTAAATGATGCAAAACAGAGACACTAAGAGACCCAGAATATTCACAAAAAccaaagcaaacaaaataagCATATGTACTCAACTCTACTTCAATTAAATTTCATGCTATTAGGAAACAACTAATAATGCCCAACAGAAAGAAAACTAATCCAATCCATATCTagaagacaaacaaaaaaatatgcTACTCACTCAACTGCGGAAGTTTCTCTATGGAACTGTTGCAGCCCGTCCAAAATGTCTTGTCGAGCATTCTTGATTTACCTATATATGTAACAAAAAATGGGTACTGAAAATCAGATTTCAATTGAAGCACATGCCCAATACTACGATTATATTGCACTAATGATGTCGTTGATTCCAAACCCCAAAACCATTTGCGTTGAGAAACCCATAAAATCATATCAAGAAAGAAATTCACTTTCTGAATTGTTGTACATAAAATCATATCAAAAAACCAACCTTCACACTCAAGAGTCTTTGGTTAAGGGCGGTACTAAAACCGTCTTGAATTCCTCTGATTCTTTCGTACCCGGCCCTCAGTCTTTGGAAATTCGATCACTCGTTTTCGTTGTGAATTCCTCTCCCGTTTCCTCCAGAATCGCCTTCCCTCTCCTCGCCCAAATCCAGATCGAATCGTAGATGTCAACAAACAGTACCACTTCCTTTGTAGAGTGAGGTAGCAAAGACACGATAGGATTGAGCAGCACCCCAGGTGTCGAAGCAAGAAACAGCACGCAGGGGCAAAATCATCTTTTCGTCCACAACCGGCTCGGCTCGAGCCGGCACTGTTCATAAGCCGATGAACAGTGCGTTGAggattagtatatagtaaataaatgTCACaccttttgttgtttttttggtCTGATGTGTCACACCTTATTATTTGCACATGTACTGATGTTAAAAGTCTATAAATTTGTTGGTGCTTTCCCTGGTGTTAGGGTTCTAAGATTCAATTTGAGAGAGcttaaattatttaaaaagttACTTGACATATATTTAAGCAGCAAAATGTGTTTGGCGAAAAAATTTTTTTCAAAAGCAATTTATTCGAAAACCAGCGCCAATTTAACAGCAACTTTAGACAAAAGCTGCTTATTGTTTAAGTCTTTCTCAAACCGCGCCCAAGTCTTCCTTTATCAACaaaattggaattacaatatcTTTTGGTGTTCACTTTGCTCATCTCCAAATTTTAAACGAGTAGAAAACCACCTCCAACACTaaaaagagaaagttaacaaTCTCATGATCTCCCGTAATAGTCACATAATCAGgaatataataattttgttAATCTTTTGGTCACAAAATTGGAAATACAATATCAAGATTAGGTACAGAATGTCCAAATAAGTTTAGGATTACCTAGTGTCACTTGTAATAGGGTTAGCATATTCCTACTTGTAATAGGGTTAGCATATTCCTACTTGTACTCGAAGATATTGTATTGTAGTCCTCTATAAATATAGTCTCCTTTTATTATTGAAAGTATCTTAATCTTCTCTCGAATTCTCTTTCTCTAATACAAGCACCCCAATTTGACACCTACCAGTTACCAGTTAGTTACAAAAAATTTACCCACACCAGGTCGTCTCTGAAAATAAGAGGGATACCTCTCTATTACCCGTTACTGTTTAGCATACAAGTTTGTTCGATCTCAACCATGGCGGATTGTGTTTCACTTACTGGCTTCATCATCAGTGTCATCGTACTCTTGTGTTACTTATTGATTACACCCTCTAAACCTTCCATTCATGTAACCGATGCCTCGCTCACCCCTCCTAACAACAACACCACCACCCACCACCACTACAATCTTGCCCTAAACATCACCCTCCGGAACCCTAACATGTCCTTCAAAACCTATAACAAGAAGACCAAACTCGTTGCTTACTGCAAGAACAACCAGAAGCGAATTGGCACGGCGGAGTTGTACCCCTTTGGGCAACGCACAAGGAAGACAACTACTTTTACAGCATTGTCATTCAAAGGGGAAGAAGGGGAGGATGACTTGAAGGCATGTGAGGAAGGTGACAATGGCGATTACGATGACGTAGTTATCAAGCTCTATCTTACGAATATCTACTATCTGATAGGGCCGAATGTAAAAGGGAGCTGTTGGGAAGTGGAGACCGAGTTCGTATGTAACTTGAAGGTTCCTCTGATCACTGGTGCTTATGTTAATGGTTCCCAATCCACCATGGCCAATACCACTGGTGGTAGTCCGAAAAGTTTTACGGCTACAAAGTGCAAATCAAATTTCTCTCTTTATCACTAGCTTTTAGGGTGTTTTAACTATGGATTTTGATCAATATGAGTTTATCGATTTTAGATCGGTACGTTGGTCTGATTAGGGTTTAGGTGGTATGTTTCTGCCGGgtataaattgaaatttttatgtttagttgTCATATGATGCTCCGGAGCATCATAGAATTTTTGTGTATTAGTTATGTTATCAGTGGTGTTTAATTCTTATCAAATTGTTGCAATGACTTATGGATTGCTTGTATGGGATTTATTGCTTTATCTgaagttggattcaataacagTCTGGTTAATTACTGTCTGTACTATTGTTGCAGTACTAAAACAAGGTTCCTCTGATTACTACATTATCAATATGCCAAGGCCACGGCCATATCAGAACTAGTTTAAAAACTACCCGGTGCAATTCCGACAATTCGGATTCCAACTTCTCCCCTTCTAATTAATCAATCAGTTTTCCTCCTGCCAGTCTTggatttttctcttatttttgaTGATATATGAGATGCGATTTGATGATTAATTCCTAGTAGTTTCCATTCATGccaatttgataggagcatttttatgcgacgttttaataattatttcctcatatttacttagttatttccttaaataaatccttcttgtttaggaaagtttccatccttagaaagtttctatttttagtaattttaataaaagtttctattttctaggtaccttggaataaatggagctgaaatgaagaaatggagtattcctggtccgactaggaatcccagtcaacgcaggaatcctgatgaggttgggaaacctgaaggcattaggagaccacatgatgacatgggagatattttgggagattaaattttttttttgcatggaaaatcaaggagattacgtggaGAATAACAATggagaattttaaggaagaaactattcaaaacaagtccagattcgttcctcaattccctcaagatatgttggctgaaattagagaataaaatctgtaattctaatgtgaaaatcaagagaaaatcaaggggaggacattaaggataaagccatggagagatttaagggagaaaaggtccaaaatgagtccggatacattgtctaggttcatgcctagatatttggccgaaaatggtgaataaaattagattaaatattgggaaaatcagcaataatatatttgaaagattatggatttattttggagctttttgattggttgagtgacatagcagagctgacgtggcattaattcattggttggagctttGTGGTggaaccagaaaattccttagaaattaaattcatgaagccttgccttcccctatataaaccaTCACCACACCAaccacaacacaacacacctcttcattcagaaaattctctccataacgtcaagctttctctccatcctctagtttcaagtctctgcatcttcaagcaaagagaagaagagaataagaagccatgaagcctcctagccgccatcatccaccttgtgtcgtgaagctttggagccttgctttcaagatccaagaccaacgtctcaagctATCCACCATTCATctttcatggtgtaattctatcttattccttgtaacctttttggttttctttgttttgatttcgtatgaacttgatttctagttgacataacgttaagggcaaagtttaaagccggtttatatgttttgaaataaagttgtgatttctttatgttgatttatatgttgcttatgtgagattgcttgattgattttggattacagaaaacttttgcatgtttgtgttctttggtggccaacttaggatatatgcatgtaattggagctaaatttaagtagtaaaggctttggacaaaagtcgaaatcaattaaggaggattgcaaataggtgaacttattcataactaggttgtgcactttggttgacatcctttctttgttcttcatgcgttgaatgtgtttttgattagctagctttctagactatgattgcatgttcaataggattgatttaggtgctttcacttagattaattattcaaggaaagtaaaaaatgggaaatcatttgctttctaacgtttcacatagtcaacttctttctcatgacatagataatcaactataggaattgtgattggatttcattcatatgattgtggttttgatttttgttccttgcgttccacccgtgtatatatgtttttacattttctttattttatttatttaatttttgatttaataatcctaagACCCCCTTTTgcgtttacttgtatatatttctttctttgttttatttttgtaaataatactttttacttttattaatttgtttttgcaattacatgtgtacccttaatccccggaatagaacgatccctatttactgcttactaacgatgacattttcagggttaaattgtgcgcttatTTTTAGCGTATCACAATTCATTCTAGGCAAAACCATTATTTGTTCGTATATGACTGTCCAAGGAAAGAGGATTATGTGAAATTGGATTCAGTTGCATTCCTGATTCCTATTATATCAAGTGTATATCAACTAAAGCGTTTAAGATTTCTGGTAAAGCAGCAAGATATTAACCAACACGGGGGGAATTTAATCATTTATGACAGCGAAGACAAAAATTCATATATTTGATGTTTATTCTCTAACCAATATACAAATGAATTACAGTTACACGTAGTAATTTAATTTCCAACTGCTAAGCTTCATGACCAGGTAAGTAAAAAACAACAGTATCTACGATATAGCCCTGTCTGTAAATTCTATTACCCCTGGCCTTGATTAAAAACCCCTTCTGTGGAAATACTGATAATCTCTCAGCAGCATCGATCTGTTTCTGCAACAAACAGCAGAGTAGCTTCCCAGATGCAGAACAGAGTCCTCCATTGCTAAGACTCGATCCAAGGCTTTCAGATCTAAATATGACGCTCCTAAGAATTGACGGAGCACTCTTAATCTCTTGAAAGAATGTCAATGGCAAAAATGGCATCATAGGCTGGTTATAATCCCAGTCTGGTTTGAGCAGACACAAGAGCAGTCTGGCACATTCATATCCCTCTTTACAAGGCGTTTGTCACGGTTGATCGACAACTTGATAAAGGGAAGCTTCTGTGCAATATGGCGCCATATCTCATTCACAGTTCCATTTGGTACTCCATATTGAAAATAATGCTTCACCTGAATCAAGGATTTATACAGATTAATGTATGGAACAGAACTTACCAGTCCGCTATCAAATTGATGCAACTAGCCCAGCTTATATTACAAGGACAAGTCCAAGCATGTAATCATACAAAACATAGTGTACTTGGGCAAAATGAAATAAGATCCACTTTTAATTCTATCTACGGGGCAATGGGGTCTTTCACTGtcttgtttgaaattgttttgcAAACAAGAGGTTTATTATTCATTCCTAACCGTTTGATCCCTACGATCATTCATCAAAAGTTTCTTTATGCACTTAAATTGAAAATTGTCATCTCAACAGACATATTACAAATCAAGGTGCTTACATTGTAAAACCATAATTACATGttcacaatcatatgcatacaaGCTTGACAATAATCACATAAGAATCaagacttaccttcagcaattactggcatggattccatctctgcAACTGCACAACAACGATCACTAGAATATAGTCTTCTGttgcttaccaacttgcttctcaatggacagaacaatatgcaataatcttcggtagtaatcagggaccaattcatcttatttatataggtgacttaaccctcacaaaaagcttcccattaaagcattccttatcggattaggtttcctagttagattcttaatgtatcacatcttgtagcctttcttgcagactaagcaatggattactatccttaatgaattgatacactgcttcattaagttactagaATTGATatacagtttgtatccatgttaaactaggtttgatatttagctaatcatcaattactttatgatgatatgtgttaagtccatatttgatgtaacaatctcccccttggactcacacatatcatgctcgatgatttgcaccagagaacatcaaaaacctatttaacttactgaagtgagCGGCAGAtgacaaactcaaatcgaaaatccattccaacatggtcagatcacagttacttatgcagagcaagaaacagaatacattttatcaaaaatgcagagtttcaaaaccacaaacacaagcttctgcaatccacatatgtctaaccagaagtgatacaatatatgttaatgtgtatcaacaagtaaacatatattaggtcctactttatgtttctaaaaccagaaactcaagcaaatttactgaacactgatggcttaaaattattgcttgaaccttaacatcatgctttacatgatttaagccatctgataacacgtatgatattcaaaaacaagatgataatttccaaaataaaacaataaagctgcagcaaaaACATATttggaaatacctcaaaattttattgataataataaactgccattacaaataagttgtgataaatAAAGTCAAAAGATGACAACTGAAAatacaaaaactcaaaaaaagcCTTAGAATTTAAATGCTctaactggactaactctctactgaatctaagcatctaaattagctaaaactccaatgcttgctgtatgcttctggaatgttgCTATTGACAAGGCCTTGGTGAAGGggtctgctagctgtgaattcgTGTCAAtgctcaaaacagctatttcacccaaggttctaaaaatcgctaggcgctagtcggcaGTGACCAAGGGCCTAGCGCCTAGAGGTCTAGGCGGGGCCTAGgcggttttattttttttaattttaattttaatttctttataaaaaaaatacaaattgaTGAAATATTTCACATGCTCATGATAATATGATTGCTTAATTACATTCaaaacattaaaacaactaTTAAATAGTATTAGATAATTATCAATCACCTAATAATATGCATAGCTTATCCAGAAGAATTGATATTGACCCACAATGGTCAGCGGTCAACCACCACACTACTATCTCAAAAAACACTACCGCACCACTTAATAATCCACGTGGATTAATCAAGAGAAGGCTTCACGTTTTGCATCTCTCTTCTTGCTCATCTCACTCGTCTCTATTCACCCTCATCTTTTGCTTCTCTTATCGCtctactctctctctaaaaaaaacagaaaattcaaagAATTAGCGTCAATATCCATCAACATGTGTGAATCAGAGTCGAGGAGAGCAAGGGTCAGATCGGtttaaggagagagagaatgttcTGTGTCTCTGCTGTAGTTCATTGAGGAGAAACTGAGAGAGAGATGACGAGTCAGCGAGTTTGGTTCTTGGtttagagaaagaaaagatagaTCGGAGTCTTCTGGAATTCTGGGTTTTGAGAGGAACAGATAGAACATGCTTTCTAGATGTGGGTGTTCAATTTTGACGTGGAAAAAAAACAGCGCCCAGCGCCCAATCCCAACGGCCTAGACCGCCTAGCGTCCGCCGAGCCCGACTAGGCGCCCGCTGAAGCTGCAAGTGATTATCTCAATCGCCTAGCCCATAATAGGGGCGGCGAAGGTACGCCTAGTGCCTAGGTGCCGCCTAGACCTATTTTTAGAACACTGATTTCACCATGTTTTaccctttctctaacactgtaatactttaaatcaatatgcttagaattgtttgatcttttactgttcttgctaaagaaaactgctgcttcattatcacaataaattacaagtgtGTCTGCCACAAAGTGACTTAACACTTTGGTCTGCATCAAGAAATTCCTGATCCAAattccttcacacacagtttcatatactgcaataaattcagcttgcatggtggaagttgaaacaagagtttgcttcatggttttccaagcaataacacctcctgcaagcatgaatacatatccacaagtcgacttcttggagtctggataattccctgcaaaattcGAGTCtaagaatccaatgagtttcagatcctccacttgcctatacacTAGCATGTGACtcttagttctctgcaggtatctcaacactttcttcccagctacccaatgctcatggcctggattagactggaatcttgacaaaatccctactgcaaaagacaagtctggcctagtgcagacttgtgcatacatgagacttcctacaagtctggcataaggctttgactccatattctcCTTCTCAACATCATTTTTGGGATTTTGCTTCTTGGTcaatttatctcctttggacataggaacttctccagctgcacatttctccataccaaacctcttcaaaactttggtaatataattctgttgagacaaaccaagtagtctctgtgccctatctcttttaatctcaatacctagtacataagatgcttctcctaagtctttcatgtcaaaattctttgacagaaaaTTCTTAGTGTCTTTAAGcagtttaatgttactgctagccaaaagtatatcatcgaCATAGAGTActaggaaaataaaattgttcccaactgtcttcaaataaacacactcatcaacaagattttctgtaaatccaaaagtagaaatcacagaatcaaatttcttgtaccactgtctaaaagcttgtttaaggccataaattgattttcttaacttgcacactaagttttcacttccagcttgtacaaacccttctggctgcctcatataaatcacttcatctagttcaccattcaagaaagctgttttaacatccatttggtgcagctccatatcaaaatgggccactaaagccatgattattcTAAActagtcttttgtagaaactggagaaaaagtctcagtaaagtcaatgccctccttctgtgtaaaacctttggcaactaaccttgccttgtgtctctctacattgccatttgcatctcttttggttttgaaaacccatttacaacctataggttTCTGATttgggtcaggttcaactaattcccaaactgcattttggctcatggaatcaatttctgcttccattgctagctgccattgatgagattcactactttcaatggcctgattaaatgtagttggatcattgtcctctg
It encodes:
- the LOC112203224 gene encoding NDR1/HIN1-like protein 3 — protein: MADCVSLTGFIISVIVLLCYLLITPSKPSIHVTDASLTPPNNNTTTHHHYNLALNITLRNPNMSFKTYNKKTKLVAYCKNNQKRIGTAELYPFGQRTRKTTTFTALSFKGEEGEDDLKACEEGDNGDYDDVVIKLYLTNIYYLIGPNVKGSCWEVETEFVCNLKVPLITGAYVNGSQSTMANTTGGSPKSFTATKCKSNFSLYH